The following proteins are encoded in a genomic region of Aminivibrio pyruvatiphilus:
- a CDS encoding ECF transporter S component, translating into MNATLSKKVALRGLLIAAVTGATMLSIPVPGFRLYFNFGEGIIYLAALLLGPAWGAAAGGIGASLADLVLGYPLWAPFTLIIKGAEGYVTGKLGKRSPLLGIAAGAAVMIAGYTTMAGVLYGWAAAPVELVTDLVQCGMGAALALAALKPLRKALSRSSGDGM; encoded by the coding sequence ATGAACGCAACACTCTCGAAAAAAGTCGCCCTTCGCGGGCTCCTCATCGCCGCCGTCACCGGAGCCACCATGCTCAGCATCCCCGTGCCCGGCTTCCGGCTCTACTTCAACTTCGGGGAGGGGATCATCTACCTTGCCGCCCTGCTCCTCGGCCCGGCTTGGGGAGCGGCAGCCGGGGGCATCGGCGCGTCCCTGGCGGATCTTGTCCTCGGCTATCCGCTCTGGGCTCCCTTCACCCTGATCATCAAGGGTGCCGAAGGCTACGTCACAGGAAAGCTCGGGAAACGGTCACCTCTCCTCGGCATCGCCGCCGGAGCCGCCGTCATGATCGCAGGCTATACCACCATGGCCGGAGTGCTCTACGGATGGGCCGCCGCACCGGTGGAACTGGTCACAGACCTGGTACAGTGCGGCATGGGGGCCGCCCTTGCCCTGGCGGCGCTGAAACCCCTCAGGAAAGCCCTTTCCCGGAGCTCCGGAGACGGAATGTAA
- the rho gene encoding transcription termination factor Rho gives MSDTILENELNGQEAEPVEQDLPAVTAGQDSEGEATLKPAPKPRYTFGQLAALLNPELRKIAKELGLTGFSSLRKDDLIIAILKAQAEELNYRFGGGTLEILQEGYGFLRPKGLLPSDHDVYVSASQIRRFGLRNGDVIWGLVRPPRDSEHYEALLRVEMVNFSDPEAARRRPHFSAITPIFPDERLALETDPREISTRLVDLFAPIGKGQRALLVSPPKAGKTTLLKKIANAVTVNYPDIILMVLLIDERPEEVTDMSRSVDGEIIASTFDRPADEHLRVANLALEKAKRLVEVGKDVVLLLDSITRLARASNLVVPPSGRTLSGGMDPAALYFPKRFFGAARNIEEGGSLTIIGTALVDTGSRMDEVIYEEFKGTGNMELHLSRKLSEQRIFPAIDITKSGTRREELLLGEDELSRVWLLRRRIVNVDESGALNLIIDKLKQSGTNRDFLLTIKKS, from the coding sequence ATGTCCGACACCATACTCGAAAACGAATTGAACGGGCAGGAAGCGGAGCCGGTCGAACAGGACCTTCCGGCGGTCACCGCCGGACAGGATTCTGAAGGCGAAGCGACGCTCAAGCCCGCGCCCAAACCGCGGTACACCTTCGGGCAGCTTGCCGCCCTCCTCAATCCCGAGCTTCGCAAAATTGCGAAAGAGCTCGGCCTTACAGGTTTTTCCTCTCTCCGCAAGGACGACCTCATCATAGCCATCCTCAAAGCCCAGGCCGAGGAGCTGAATTACAGGTTCGGTGGCGGAACCCTCGAAATTCTCCAGGAAGGGTACGGTTTCCTGAGGCCGAAGGGGCTGCTTCCCAGCGATCATGACGTGTACGTGTCCGCTTCCCAGATCCGCCGGTTCGGTCTCCGGAACGGCGACGTCATCTGGGGCCTGGTCCGCCCTCCCAGGGATTCCGAGCACTACGAGGCCCTGCTGCGGGTGGAGATGGTCAATTTTTCCGATCCCGAGGCTGCGAGACGCAGACCCCACTTCAGCGCCATCACCCCCATATTTCCCGATGAACGGCTTGCCCTGGAGACAGATCCCAGGGAGATTTCCACCCGGCTCGTGGACCTTTTCGCTCCCATAGGAAAGGGCCAGAGGGCGCTGCTCGTGTCGCCCCCCAAGGCGGGAAAGACCACCCTGCTGAAGAAGATCGCCAACGCCGTCACGGTGAACTACCCGGACATCATCCTCATGGTGCTCCTCATCGACGAGCGGCCGGAAGAGGTGACGGACATGTCCCGTTCCGTGGACGGCGAGATCATCGCCTCCACCTTCGACCGTCCCGCCGACGAGCACCTCCGGGTGGCCAACCTCGCCCTCGAGAAGGCGAAGCGCCTCGTGGAAGTGGGGAAGGACGTGGTCCTTCTCCTTGACTCCATCACCCGTCTCGCCCGGGCGTCGAACCTGGTGGTTCCCCCGTCGGGGCGGACCCTCTCGGGCGGCATGGACCCGGCGGCCCTGTATTTCCCCAAGCGCTTTTTCGGCGCCGCCAGGAACATCGAGGAGGGAGGCAGCCTGACCATCATCGGCACTGCTCTTGTGGATACGGGCAGCCGCATGGACGAGGTCATCTACGAGGAATTCAAGGGTACGGGCAACATGGAGCTCCACCTGTCCCGGAAACTCTCCGAGCAGCGGATTTTCCCCGCCATCGACATCACGAAGTCCGGTACCCGGAGGGAGGAGCTTCTCCTCGGGGAGGACGAGCTGAGCCGTGTCTGGCTTCTGCGGAGGCGCATCGTGAACGTGGACGAATCAGGGGCGCTGAACCTGATCATCGATAAACTGAAACAGTCCGGCACCAACAGGGATTTCCTGCTGACCATCAAGAAATCGTAA
- a CDS encoding LysM peptidoglycan-binding domain-containing M23 family metallopeptidase: protein MKKKRTSPSSYGVRGDRPKEHFPAKGGSGGLKTGRFGFMLVILCMVGAAVLLAVGAGNRTAGVAWGGLSDSDGPEEFVLPSSGFIVVDMSSVYLTDDGRELSHRSLKPRGSSGKNAAAPSGAPVWSFPERVVVSAGGDGVSGSLSANSGTSRLSGFRLKMPEQLPVEGEAFGLSAESLSSTGMSRLSGFRIPLPETLPVEGTLFGTGGADMANSAEFRLGAFAVNTPASEAAPTASGTAPPDLGSLMPGKMESDYDFVVLSTASDGRSLPAEEDPELAAEEEDVVLTEVKPLWKEHIVKAGETMSDIAVSYNVPMSDIVKANELKDPNRLSEKQLLLIPDSSDAVDATLEEVMTRKARVLAAQEKVVPVKVTAYVVAQGDSLWSIANSQNLEIDTLFGCNDLKNPDLLKPGVTLRIPNQDGIFYTVKKGDTLEKIAKTYGIPVDRIRKGNAADSLNPLQEGREVFLPGARPEAADSSPAPKGGSGKSSPRSGGSTVSSPASRSYRWPVVGKISSPFGWRRHPVTRRRDFHTGIDIRAPRGRVIKAAKAGRVEYAGWMGGYGRVVVIRHNDGYSTLYAHCNSLSVRNGQSVSQGQTIASVGTSGRTTGPHLHFEIRQGKSPMNPLKLLR from the coding sequence ATGAAGAAAAAAAGAACTTCTCCTTCATCCTATGGAGTCCGCGGCGATCGCCCAAAGGAGCATTTCCCCGCAAAGGGCGGTTCCGGCGGACTGAAAACAGGGCGTTTCGGTTTTATGCTTGTTATTTTATGCATGGTCGGTGCCGCAGTGCTTCTCGCCGTGGGGGCGGGAAACAGGACGGCAGGAGTGGCCTGGGGCGGTCTCTCCGATTCCGATGGCCCGGAGGAATTTGTCCTTCCCTCTTCGGGATTTATCGTGGTTGATATGTCCAGCGTGTACCTGACTGACGACGGCAGGGAACTGAGCCACCGCTCCCTGAAGCCCCGGGGCTCCTCCGGAAAGAATGCGGCCGCCCCGTCGGGCGCCCCTGTGTGGAGCTTCCCCGAAAGGGTTGTGGTCAGTGCGGGAGGCGACGGCGTTTCCGGCTCCCTGTCCGCCAATTCAGGCACCTCCCGCCTTTCAGGCTTCCGCCTGAAGATGCCGGAGCAGCTTCCTGTGGAGGGAGAGGCCTTCGGGCTGTCCGCCGAATCCCTTTCCAGCACGGGGATGTCCCGGCTTTCGGGATTCCGGATCCCCCTGCCCGAAACCCTTCCTGTGGAGGGAACTCTCTTCGGAACCGGTGGAGCGGATATGGCGAATTCGGCCGAGTTTCGCCTCGGAGCCTTTGCGGTGAACACTCCTGCGTCCGAAGCGGCCCCGACTGCGTCAGGGACCGCCCCCCCTGACCTTGGAAGCCTGATGCCCGGCAAAATGGAATCGGACTACGATTTCGTCGTGCTGAGCACTGCTTCTGACGGAAGGAGCCTTCCGGCCGAAGAGGACCCGGAACTGGCGGCAGAGGAGGAGGACGTGGTGCTCACGGAGGTGAAGCCTCTCTGGAAGGAGCATATCGTGAAGGCCGGCGAGACCATGTCCGACATCGCCGTTTCCTATAATGTTCCCATGAGCGACATCGTGAAAGCCAACGAGCTGAAGGATCCCAACAGGCTCTCAGAGAAGCAGCTTCTTCTCATTCCCGACAGCAGCGACGCCGTGGATGCCACCCTGGAAGAAGTGATGACCCGGAAGGCCCGGGTTCTTGCCGCCCAGGAGAAAGTCGTTCCCGTGAAGGTGACCGCCTACGTGGTGGCCCAGGGCGACAGCCTGTGGTCCATCGCCAACTCCCAGAATCTCGAAATCGACACCCTTTTCGGATGCAACGACCTTAAGAATCCCGACCTTCTGAAACCCGGGGTGACCCTGCGGATTCCCAACCAGGACGGCATTTTCTATACCGTGAAGAAGGGCGACACCCTGGAGAAGATCGCGAAGACCTACGGCATTCCCGTGGACAGGATCCGGAAGGGGAATGCCGCCGATTCCCTGAACCCTCTTCAGGAAGGCCGCGAAGTGTTCCTGCCCGGTGCCAGGCCGGAAGCCGCCGATTCTTCCCCGGCCCCGAAGGGCGGAAGCGGAAAAAGTTCTCCCAGGAGCGGCGGGAGCACTGTTTCTTCTCCTGCCTCCAGGAGCTACCGGTGGCCGGTGGTGGGGAAGATAAGCAGCCCCTTCGGATGGAGGCGGCACCCGGTGACCCGCAGAAGGGACTTCCATACGGGCATCGACATCAGGGCCCCCAGGGGCAGGGTAATCAAGGCGGCGAAAGCGGGCCGGGTGGAGTATGCCGGCTGGATGGGCGGTTACGGCAGGGTTGTGGTTATCCGGCACAACGACGGCTATTCTACCCTTTATGCCCACTGCAACTCACTGTCGGTGCGGAACGGACAGTCGGTGTCCCAGGGACAGACCATCGCGTCGGTGGGAACGTCGGGCAGGACCACCGGACCTCATCTTCACTTCGAGATACGGCAGGGAAAGAGCCCCATGAACCCTCTGAAGCTGTTAAGATAG
- a CDS encoding CTP synthase codes for MAKYVFVTGGVVSSLGKGITAASLGVLLKKRGFRVSIIKLDPYLNVDAGTMNPFQHGEVFVTDDGAETDLDLGHYERFIDESLSADNNVTTGKIYSSVISKERRGDYLGGTVQVIPHITNEIQERILRAGEGRDVVIAEIGGTVGDIEGQPFLEAIRQMATRVGRENVIYCHVTLVPWLEAARELKTKPTQHSVQELRRIGILPQILVCRSHYAIEDEMRDKMALFCNVPPEAVIQALDEPTIYKVPLSLYEQKFDTLVLKYLSLESPREPDLADWQRVVDGFCAPSGEVEVVMVGKYINHKDAYLSVTEALYHAGIHHDVRVRIRSVEAEDIEEQGADAILSGACGIIVPGGFGSRGIEGKIAAARYAREKKIPYLGLCLGMQVAVVEFARHVCGIPGANSSEIDPGCTSPVIHLMEEQTHVEDKGGTMRLGVYPCDLVAGTKAADAYGADQVLERHRHRYEFNNDYRSRLEEKGMRIAGVYAKKNLVEIVELPDHPWFVGVQFHPEFRSRPVKPHPLFMGFIGAAVQLVDSKPGRE; via the coding sequence ATGGCGAAGTACGTTTTTGTTACCGGCGGGGTTGTTTCTTCGTTGGGCAAGGGAATTACCGCGGCGTCCCTCGGGGTGCTTCTGAAAAAACGGGGATTCAGGGTATCCATAATCAAGCTCGATCCCTATCTGAACGTGGATGCCGGGACCATGAACCCCTTCCAGCACGGGGAAGTTTTCGTGACCGACGACGGCGCCGAGACCGACCTGGACCTGGGCCACTACGAGCGCTTCATAGACGAGTCCCTCAGCGCGGACAACAACGTGACCACGGGGAAAATCTATTCTTCCGTCATCTCCAAGGAGCGGAGGGGCGACTACCTCGGCGGAACGGTGCAGGTCATCCCCCACATCACCAACGAGATCCAGGAGCGGATCCTCCGGGCCGGCGAGGGGCGGGACGTGGTGATCGCCGAGATCGGCGGCACCGTGGGCGATATCGAGGGGCAGCCCTTCCTTGAGGCCATACGGCAGATGGCGACCCGGGTGGGGCGGGAGAACGTGATCTACTGCCACGTGACCCTGGTGCCCTGGCTGGAGGCCGCCAGGGAGCTGAAGACGAAGCCCACCCAGCACAGCGTGCAGGAGCTTCGCCGTATCGGCATCCTGCCCCAGATCCTTGTATGCCGGTCTCATTACGCCATCGAGGACGAGATGCGGGACAAGATGGCCCTGTTCTGCAACGTTCCCCCGGAGGCGGTGATCCAGGCCCTGGACGAGCCCACCATTTACAAGGTTCCCCTGAGCCTCTACGAGCAGAAATTCGACACCCTGGTCCTGAAGTATCTCTCCCTGGAGTCTCCCCGGGAGCCCGACCTTGCCGACTGGCAGAGGGTGGTGGACGGATTCTGCGCTCCCTCGGGCGAGGTGGAGGTCGTCATGGTGGGGAAGTACATCAATCACAAGGACGCCTACCTCAGCGTCACCGAAGCGCTTTACCACGCAGGCATCCACCACGATGTCAGGGTAAGGATCCGGTCGGTGGAGGCGGAGGATATCGAGGAGCAGGGAGCCGACGCCATTTTGTCCGGCGCCTGCGGCATTATCGTGCCGGGAGGATTCGGTTCCCGGGGTATCGAGGGCAAGATTGCCGCAGCCAGGTATGCCCGGGAGAAGAAAATTCCCTACCTCGGCCTGTGCCTGGGCATGCAGGTGGCGGTGGTGGAATTCGCCCGCCACGTGTGCGGCATTCCGGGCGCGAACAGTTCGGAAATCGACCCCGGGTGCACCAGCCCTGTGATACACTTAATGGAAGAGCAGACCCACGTGGAGGACAAGGGCGGCACCATGCGCCTCGGCGTCTACCCCTGCGATCTCGTTGCCGGTACAAAGGCCGCGGATGCCTACGGGGCGGACCAGGTGCTCGAGAGACACCGCCACAGGTACGAGTTCAACAACGACTACAGGAGCCGCCTCGAGGAGAAGGGAATGAGAATCGCGGGCGTCTATGCGAAGAAAAACCTTGTGGAAATCGTGGAGCTTCCGGACCATCCGTGGTTCGTGGGCGTCCAGTTCCATCCGGAGTTCCGGTCCCGCCCTGTGAAGCCCCACCCGCTGTTCATGGGCTTCATCGGCGCGGCGGTGCAGCTTGTAGATTCCAAACCAGGGAGGGAATAG